One genomic region from Streptomyces venezuelae encodes:
- a CDS encoding rod shape-determining protein — protein MTVSLEQLRRCHVAVDLGAARTRVFVKGAGLVVDEPSVAAVNTRTGALIAVGALAEKMTGRTPDYIRVARPVSGGTVVDIEMAQRMLRHLLGEKLRRQLRRKPRLRAAACTPHDSDPLAQRAAVETLVGLGARRVELVDTLIAAAVGCGLPVEQPTATMIMVCGAATTQVAVLSLGAIVTAERIPIGGDAIDHAVIQHLRHHHELMLPSQSVRPLQLALSGNGLTPHGPASTEIHGRDVATGLARSVTVDTAAVREAIHTPLTAVLDGIGKVLRDCPPDLVADLADRGIMMVGGSALLPGLDQMLREATGMPVHIAERPDVCAVLGLGAMLEGKVQPMVLDPLSVRDPLADAD, from the coding sequence GTGACCGTCAGCCTTGAGCAACTGCGCCGTTGCCATGTCGCCGTCGACCTGGGGGCCGCGCGCACCCGGGTCTTCGTCAAGGGCGCCGGACTCGTCGTCGACGAGCCCAGCGTCGCCGCCGTCAACACCCGTACAGGAGCGCTGATCGCCGTCGGCGCGCTGGCGGAGAAGATGACGGGCCGCACCCCCGACTACATCCGGGTCGCCCGGCCCGTCTCCGGCGGCACGGTCGTCGACATCGAGATGGCGCAGCGGATGCTCCGCCACCTCCTGGGCGAGAAGCTGCGCCGTCAGCTCCGCCGCAAGCCGCGGCTGCGCGCGGCGGCGTGCACGCCCCACGACAGCGACCCGCTCGCCCAGCGCGCCGCCGTGGAGACGCTCGTCGGTCTCGGGGCGCGCCGGGTCGAGCTCGTCGACACCCTGATCGCCGCCGCCGTGGGCTGCGGGCTCCCGGTCGAGCAGCCGACCGCCACCATGATCATGGTGTGCGGCGCGGCGACAACTCAGGTCGCGGTGCTCTCGCTCGGCGCGATCGTCACGGCGGAGCGGATCCCGATCGGCGGCGACGCCATCGACCACGCCGTCATCCAGCACCTGCGCCACCACCACGAGCTGATGCTGCCGAGCCAGTCGGTACGCCCGCTCCAGCTCGCCCTCAGCGGCAACGGCCTGACGCCGCACGGCCCGGCCTCCACGGAGATCCACGGCCGGGACGTCGCCACGGGCCTGGCCCGCTCGGTCACCGTCGACACCGCCGCCGTGCGGGAGGCGATCCACACCCCGCTGACGGCGGTCCTCGACGGCATCGGGAAGGTGCTGCGCGACTGCCCACCGGACCTGGTGGCCGACCTCGCGGACCGCGGGATCATGATGGTCGGCGGCAGCGCCCTGCTGCCGGGCCTCGACCAGATGCTGCGCGAGGCGACCGGCATGCCGGTGCACATCGCCGAACGGCCCGACGTGTGCGCGGTCCTGGGGCTCGGCGCGATGCTGGAGGGCAAGGTCCAGCCGATGGTCCTCGACCCGCTGTCGGTGCGCGACCCGCTCGCCGACGCCGACTGA
- a CDS encoding MarR family winged helix-turn-helix transcriptional regulator, whose amino-acid sequence MATSRTDPLTLEVVELIGTVVARYYEEYEQAAAQHSLTGAQARVLGLLSLDPLPMRRIAQKLKCEPSNITGIVDRLEARGLVERRPDPDDRRVKLAVPTDEGQDTARRLRESLDFAREPLGELTEVERTLLRDLLRRMLGEDAV is encoded by the coding sequence ATGGCCACCTCACGCACGGACCCCCTGACCCTCGAAGTCGTCGAGCTGATCGGCACGGTCGTGGCGCGCTACTACGAGGAGTACGAGCAGGCGGCCGCTCAGCACTCGCTGACCGGCGCGCAGGCCCGGGTTCTCGGGCTGCTCTCGCTCGATCCGCTGCCGATGCGCAGGATCGCCCAGAAGCTGAAGTGCGAGCCGTCCAACATCACGGGGATAGTGGACCGCCTGGAGGCCCGCGGGCTCGTCGAGCGCCGGCCCGACCCGGACGACCGGCGGGTCAAGCTGGCCGTCCCCACGGACGAGGGCCAGGACACGGCCCGGCGGCTGCGCGAGTCGCTGGACTTCGCCCGCGAGCCCCTCGGTGAGCTGACCGAGGTCGAGCGGACCCTCCTGCGGGACCTGCTGAGGCGGATGCTCGGCGAGGACGCGGTCTAG
- a CDS encoding NADP-dependent oxidoreductase: protein MSVLPASSREWHLVARPHGWPTAADFALREVPVADPAEGRILVRNLHFSVDPYMRGRMNDVKSYIPPFTLDHPMDGGAVGEVVASNAEGFAVGDHVLHGLGWREYADVPAQHATKVDPALAPLSAYLGVLGMTGLTAYAGLFEVASFKEGDTVFVSGAAGAVGSQVGQMARLKGASRVIGSAGSDEKVKFLVEELGFDAAFNYKNGPVKDQLREAAPDGIDVYFDNVGGDHLEAAISSLNVHGRATICGMIAQYNDTEPVPGPRNMAMIIGKRLRLQGVLVGDHYGLQNQFVQEVGGWLGSGELKHRETFVEGIENGVDAFLGLLRGDNTGKMIVSVNR from the coding sequence ATGTCCGTTCTTCCCGCGTCCAGCCGTGAGTGGCACCTCGTCGCCCGTCCGCACGGCTGGCCGACCGCCGCGGACTTCGCCCTGCGAGAGGTCCCGGTGGCCGATCCCGCCGAGGGCCGGATCCTCGTGCGCAACCTGCACTTCTCCGTCGACCCGTACATGCGCGGCCGGATGAACGACGTGAAGTCGTACATCCCGCCGTTCACGCTGGACCACCCCATGGACGGCGGCGCGGTCGGCGAGGTCGTCGCGTCCAACGCGGAGGGCTTCGCCGTCGGCGACCACGTCCTGCACGGCCTCGGCTGGCGCGAGTACGCGGACGTCCCGGCGCAGCACGCGACCAAGGTCGACCCGGCGCTCGCCCCTCTCTCCGCCTACCTCGGCGTGCTCGGCATGACCGGCCTCACGGCCTACGCGGGCCTCTTCGAGGTCGCCTCCTTCAAGGAGGGCGACACCGTCTTCGTCTCCGGCGCGGCCGGGGCCGTCGGCAGCCAGGTCGGCCAGATGGCGCGGCTCAAGGGCGCCTCCCGGGTCATCGGCTCCGCCGGCTCCGACGAGAAGGTGAAGTTCCTCGTCGAGGAGCTCGGCTTCGACGCGGCCTTCAACTACAAGAACGGCCCGGTCAAGGACCAGCTCCGCGAGGCCGCCCCGGACGGCATCGACGTCTACTTCGACAACGTGGGCGGGGACCACCTCGAAGCCGCGATCTCCTCGCTCAACGTGCACGGCCGCGCCACCATCTGCGGCATGATCGCCCAGTACAACGACACGGAGCCGGTCCCCGGCCCGCGCAACATGGCGATGATCATCGGCAAGCGGCTCCGCCTCCAGGGCGTCCTGGTCGGCGACCACTACGGCCTGCAGAACCAGTTCGTCCAGGAGGTCGGCGGCTGGCTCGGCTCCGGCGAGCTGAAGCACCGCGAGACCTTCGTCGAGGGCATCGAGAACGGCGTGGACGCCTTCCTCGGGCTGCTGCGCGGGGACAACACCGGAAAGATGATCGTCTCGGTGAACCGCTAG
- a CDS encoding organic hydroperoxide resistance protein, whose protein sequence is MSIQHSDVLYTAVATAENGRDGRVATDDGQLDVVVNPPKVMGGSGAGTNPEQLFAAGYSACFQGALGVVARNENADVSGSTVTAEVGIGKNDDGFGIIVKISATIPNVDAETAKSLIEKAHQVCPYSKATRGNITVELAV, encoded by the coding sequence ATGTCCATTCAGCACTCCGACGTTCTCTACACCGCCGTCGCCACCGCCGAGAACGGCCGTGACGGCCGGGTCGCCACCGACGACGGTCAGCTCGACGTCGTCGTGAACCCGCCCAAGGTGATGGGCGGCTCGGGCGCGGGCACGAACCCCGAGCAGCTCTTCGCGGCCGGCTACAGCGCCTGCTTCCAGGGCGCGCTGGGCGTCGTCGCCCGCAACGAGAACGCCGACGTGTCCGGCTCGACGGTCACCGCCGAGGTGGGCATCGGCAAGAACGACGACGGCTTCGGCATCATCGTCAAGATCTCGGCGACCATCCCGAACGTGGACGCGGAGACCGCCAAGAGCCTGATCGAGAAGGCCCACCAGGTCTGCCCGTACTCGAAGGCGACCCGCGGCAACATCACGGTCGAGCTCGCCGTCTGA
- a CDS encoding EI24 domain-containing protein, with protein sequence MRDLGVGFRYLVQGQKWVGRHGRWFGFGLLPGIVTFVLYVGALIGLGYGADDLAAWVTPFADDWSSPWLGLFRGTLTGLVFAFGLFLAVITFTAVTLLVGQPFYESLSEEVDRSQGGDVPQSGLPLWRELWISARDSLRVLLRVVFYGILLFACGFIPVIGQTVVPVLGFCVSGFFLAEELTAVALQRRGVELKERLTLLRGRRMATLGFGVPLTLAFLVPFVAVFLMPGAVAGATLMARDLRGETAGDDRDGASQKNDQERGNLPSLGGDQGVHHLPH encoded by the coding sequence ATGCGTGATCTCGGGGTGGGTTTCAGATACCTGGTACAGGGCCAGAAGTGGGTCGGCCGGCACGGACGGTGGTTCGGGTTCGGGCTGCTGCCCGGAATCGTGACCTTCGTCCTCTATGTGGGCGCGCTCATCGGTCTCGGCTACGGAGCCGACGACCTGGCGGCCTGGGTGACGCCGTTCGCCGACGACTGGAGCTCGCCCTGGCTCGGGCTCTTCCGCGGCACGCTCACCGGCCTGGTCTTCGCCTTCGGGCTCTTCCTCGCGGTCATCACCTTCACCGCCGTGACCCTCCTCGTCGGCCAGCCCTTCTACGAGTCCCTCTCGGAGGAGGTCGACCGGAGCCAGGGCGGGGACGTGCCTCAGTCCGGGCTCCCGCTCTGGCGCGAGCTGTGGATCTCGGCCCGCGACAGCCTGCGGGTCCTGCTGCGGGTCGTGTTCTACGGCATCCTGCTCTTCGCCTGCGGCTTCATTCCGGTGATCGGCCAGACCGTCGTCCCCGTCCTCGGCTTCTGCGTCTCCGGCTTCTTCCTCGCCGAGGAGCTCACGGCCGTCGCGCTCCAGCGCCGGGGCGTCGAGCTCAAGGAGCGGCTCACGCTGCTGCGCGGCCGCCGCATGGCGACCCTCGGCTTCGGCGTGCCGCTGACCCTCGCCTTCCTGGTGCCGTTCGTCGCCGTCTTCCTCATGCCCGGTGCCGTCGCCGGAGCCACCCTGATGGCCCGCGACCTGCGCGGCGAGACGGCCGGCGACGACCGGGACGGCGCCTCCCAGAAAAACGATCAAGAACGCGGCAACCTTCCGTCCCTCGGTGGCGACCAGGGGGTGCACCACCTCCCCCACTGA
- a CDS encoding pectate lyase has product MTSHKRKTGRRRVVVGGLSALGITGAAIVTTTLLAPAGAATLPAWPQAKGSTPVATTIEVSGTYDGKLKRFAGTGELGSDGQSESQQPLFVLKDGATLKNVVIGTPAADGVHCLGSCTLQNVWWENVGEDAATFKGTSKTAVYAVHGGGAKGASDKIFQFNGAGKLVVNKFQAADFGKLVRSCGNCKKQYPRTILINDVDITTPGKSIVGVNANYGDTASLRGIRIHGDTKKKIKPCTRFTGNNTGKEPKEIGTGADGTTCRYSAGDLSYD; this is encoded by the coding sequence ATGACGTCACACAAGCGGAAGACCGGCCGCCGCCGCGTCGTCGTCGGCGGCCTGAGCGCCCTCGGCATCACCGGCGCGGCGATCGTCACCACCACCCTCCTCGCCCCCGCGGGCGCGGCGACGCTGCCCGCCTGGCCGCAGGCCAAGGGCAGCACGCCGGTCGCCACGACCATCGAGGTGTCGGGCACCTACGACGGCAAGCTCAAGCGCTTCGCCGGCACCGGGGAGCTCGGCTCCGACGGGCAGAGCGAGAGCCAGCAGCCCCTCTTCGTCCTCAAGGACGGCGCGACGCTCAAGAACGTGGTCATCGGCACCCCCGCCGCCGACGGGGTCCACTGCCTCGGCAGCTGCACCCTCCAGAACGTCTGGTGGGAGAACGTCGGCGAGGACGCCGCCACCTTCAAGGGCACCTCGAAGACCGCGGTGTACGCGGTCCACGGCGGCGGCGCGAAGGGCGCGTCCGACAAGATCTTCCAGTTCAACGGCGCCGGCAAGCTGGTCGTGAACAAGTTCCAGGCCGCCGACTTCGGCAAACTGGTCCGCTCCTGCGGCAACTGCAAGAAGCAGTACCCGCGCACCATCCTGATCAACGACGTCGACATCACCACACCCGGCAAGTCGATCGTCGGCGTCAACGCCAACTACGGCGACACCGCGAGCCTGCGCGGCATCCGCATCCACGGCGACACCAAGAAGAAGATCAAGCCGTGCACCCGCTTCACCGGCAACAACACCGGCAAGGAGCCGAAGGAGATCGGCACCGGCGCGGACGGCACCACCTGCCGCTACTCGGCCGGAGACCTCTCGTACGACTAG
- a CDS encoding LysR family transcriptional regulator yields the protein MQLELRHLEAVCRIAEAGSLGRAAGRLGVSQPALSAQLRRIERVAGGELFLRGRHGVEPTPLGEFVLSKARLVLGEMDALAAGARAVAPGTPLRLGCILLVLVDGLLEQLERVMAGQDISVTVEHSATTLTRQLGAGRYDAVLYGEVNEHEVALPEGTTARTLVPKEPFCVRLSAAHPLAGKDRIALAELAGEDWMTLVEDDDGGPEALVAACAKAGFTPSLRHRVADRKMHYDLIASGRAISMSQPTAPYAAGTVLRPLEGDPVLGRIRLAWNRAAVPARQAELLYRAAVHAYLANVGNNAFYREWWDARPELHPVLDA from the coding sequence ATGCAGCTGGAGTTGAGGCATCTTGAGGCCGTCTGCCGGATAGCGGAAGCGGGCAGTCTGGGGCGTGCGGCCGGCCGGCTGGGGGTCTCTCAGCCGGCTCTCTCGGCACAGCTGCGCCGGATCGAGCGGGTCGCGGGCGGGGAGCTGTTCCTGCGCGGCCGGCACGGCGTGGAGCCCACTCCGCTGGGCGAGTTCGTCCTCTCGAAGGCGCGGCTCGTGCTCGGCGAGATGGACGCGCTCGCCGCCGGGGCTCGGGCCGTCGCCCCCGGCACCCCACTGCGGCTCGGCTGCATCCTGCTCGTCCTGGTCGACGGGCTGCTCGAGCAGCTGGAGCGGGTGATGGCCGGTCAGGACATCTCCGTCACCGTGGAGCACTCGGCGACCACCCTGACCCGGCAGCTCGGCGCCGGCCGGTACGACGCCGTCCTGTACGGGGAGGTCAACGAGCACGAGGTCGCCCTGCCCGAGGGCACCACGGCCAGGACCCTGGTGCCCAAGGAGCCGTTCTGCGTGCGCCTCTCGGCCGCGCACCCGCTGGCCGGGAAGGACCGGATCGCGCTGGCCGAGCTGGCCGGCGAGGACTGGATGACGCTGGTGGAGGACGACGACGGCGGGCCCGAGGCGCTGGTCGCCGCCTGCGCGAAGGCCGGGTTCACGCCCTCGCTGCGGCACCGGGTCGCCGACCGGAAGATGCACTACGACCTGATCGCCTCGGGCCGGGCCATCTCCATGAGCCAGCCGACGGCCCCGTACGCGGCGGGCACGGTCCTGCGCCCCCTGGAGGGCGACCCGGTCCTCGGCCGGATCCGGCTGGCCTGGAACAGGGCGGCGGTCCCCGCACGGCAGGCGGAGCTGCTGTACCGGGCGGCGGTCCACGCCTACCTGGCGAACGTCGGCAACAACGCCTTCTACCGGGAGTGGTGGGACGCTCGGCCGGAACTGCACCCGGTCCTCGACGCCTGA